One part of the Dermacentor andersoni chromosome 2, qqDerAnde1_hic_scaffold, whole genome shotgun sequence genome encodes these proteins:
- the LOC126542998 gene encoding alpha/beta hydrolase domain-containing protein 17B, producing the protein MPREMNGLSLSELCCLFCCPPFPARIAAKLAFLPPEPTYSLVPDETGTKYTLSLSERAEWQYTQRELETIEVFYTRTSRGNRLACMFVRCSAAARFTVLFSHGNAIDLGQMSSFYLGLGSRINCNIFSYDYSGYGVSTGKPSEKNLYADIDAAWQALRTRYGISPENIILYGQSIGTVPTVDLASRYEVGAVILHSPLMSGMRVAFPNTKRTWFFDAFPSIDKISKVSSPVLVIHGTEDEVIDFSHGLAMYERCPRAVEPLWVEGAGHNDVELYGQYLERLKQFVSVELLN; encoded by the coding sequence ATGCCGCGCGAAATGAACGGCCTATCACTGAGCGAGCTGTGCTGCCTGTTCTGCTGTCCGCCCTTCCCAGCGCGGATCGCGGCCAAGCTGGCGTTCCTGCCGCCGGAGCCGACGTACTCGCTGGTGCCAGACGAGACCGGTACCAAGTATACGCTGAGTCTCAGCGAGCGCGCCGAGTGGCAGTACACGCAGCGGGAGCTCGAGACGATCGAGGTGTTTTACACGCGCACTTCGAGGGGCAACCGACTGGCTTGCATGTTCGTGCGCTGCTCAGCCGCAGCCCGCTTCACAGTGCTCTTCAGCCACGGCAATGCCATCGACCTAGGACAGATGAGCAGCTTCTACCTTGGTCTCGGTTCGCGCATAAACTGCAACATATTCAGCTACGACTACTCTGGCTACGGCGTGAGCACGGGCAAGCCGTCGGAAAAAAACCTATACGCCGACATCGACGCAGCCTGGCAGGCACTGCGAACCCGGTACGGTATAAGCCCCGAGAACATCATCCTTTACGGCCAGAGCATCGGCACGGTGCCCACGGTGGACCTAGCTTCGCGCTACGAGGTGGGCGCAGTGATTCTCCACTCGCCGCTCATGTCCGGCATGCGCGTCGCCTTTCCAAACACCAAGCGGACGTGGTTCTTCGACGCTTTCCCCAGCATCGATAAGATCTCCAAGGTCTCGTCGCCCGTGCTTGTCATACACGGTACCGAGGATGAAGTGATCGACTTCTCACACGGGCTTGCGATGTACGAGCGCTGCCCGCGCGCCGTCGAGCCGCTGTGGGTCGAAGGTGCCGGCCACAACGATGTCGAGCTGTACGGCCAGTACCTTGAGCGCCTCAAGCAGTTTGTCTCGGTTGAACTGCTCAACTGA